ATATAGATAATTGACGAATTTCAGAACAAGATTTCGCTGTATACTTTGCACCATTAGCTACATCTATCGATGAATTACTAATATTTTCAATGTTTTCGCCTAATGCCTCTGTTACAGAATCTTGTTCATTACAAGCGTTTGCTATTTGAAAACTAAGTTCAGACATTCCATTTACTTGTAATCCAATCCCTTTAATGGCCTCGCCTGTTTGATGGCTATTTTCAACACATTCATTTATTAATTTTTCACTGTTCTGTGTAATATCTTTCGCTGAATTTACACTTAATTGTAGTTTTTCAATTATAGAAATAATCTCAGCAGTTGAATCTTGAGTTCTACCCGCTAACGTACGAACTTCATCAGCAACAACAGCAAATCCACGCCCTTGCTCTCCTGCTCTAGCAGCTTCAATTGCAGCATTTAAAGCTAATAGATTCGTTTGATCCGCTATACTTCGAATTACATCAACAACCATATTAATATTTATTGATTCTTTTTCTAAGAGGTTAACAATTTCGCCAGCCTTCTGTATTTCTGTCGCAGCGGTTTCTATTTGTGATATTGTATATGCAACTTCGCTAATACTTTCTTTTACACTATTATTAATATCACGCGCTGATAATGATGAATGATCAGTATTACCAGCTACCTCAGCAACAGATATTTGCATTTGTTCCATTGCGGCAGCAATTAATGTAACTTGATTTTGTTGTTCTTGCATGCCTACGGATGATTGCTGAGAAACAGTACTTACCTCATCAATAGAGGAAGTAAGTTGATGAACTAATGCTCTTATTTCTTCAATAAGATTTTTAAGATTATCTCTCATAATTAGAGAGATATCTGCTAACTTCCCAAACTCATCATTTAATATACTCTTTCGATCAAATTTATACGAAAGGTTACCCTTCGATATTTCGTCTACTAATTTTGATATTGAAATTAATGGATTGATTATTTGACGATTGATTAAAATGTTAATTATAACTAATAAAATAGATAATATAGAAAAACTAATTATAGAATAATAAAATGCACTATCTATTTTATTTGAAAGCTGTTTACTATTATTATCTGTATACTTAACGTTCACATCGTACAAGTTATTTGCTTTTCTTTCTAGATCAATAAAATTTCCATATGAGTTTTCTAACGCATTACTCTCTAACTTAAAGTTTTTACTATTCTTAGCTAAAAAATAACTTTGCTCTTTATACTTTTTCCATGAATTAACCAATTCACTATAAGCTAGTTTATCATCGTCACCATATACAATATTACTATATTTCAACAAAATACCTTCAATATTATCTACATATACCTCTGTTTTAAAAGAGGCTATTTCTCCTGAATTATCTTTAGATATTCCATTAAGTATGTTGGCAAATTGTTTTCGTCTTAAATCGGAAATATTTTGTTTAAAATCATTTACAAGCATTATACCAGGTATAGATATAGTTGATATTCTTGTTACTTCATGATGTATATTTTGCATTTGCTTATTTGTAACGAAAAACAAACATAAAACGAAAAAAAAGATAAAAACAAAAGAGGCAGTTATTTTTTTTACAATTGAAATATTCTTAAAGATATTCAAGCAGGTCTTCTTTTTATATAAGAGTTATAAATTTATATCTATATCGGAGAAAAAATAAAAAATTTAACACCCTGTATATTAACAACAACGCAGAAAAATAAACAAGTTGCATATTATATGCAAAGATATTTAACTATCCACCCATAATTACGAACGATAAACAACCACAAGGAACAAATAAACCCCAAAATAAACAATTTTTTAGAAAAAAGTTTACCCTCCTCACGTTAATTTTTTCATTTAAAATACGTTAAAAAGAATAATTCTTATCATTGGATAGTACTACTTGATACCTATGGACTGGACGATTTCTAAATATAATATCTTCTAGATAATTGTTATAAGAGGTTATGGAAATATTGAATACCCCATAAGTACGTCCATACTGTATTGATACCCCCAATCAATCGTCCCTATAATCGATTTTAAAGCCATAAAGACCCTCACTCGATACCTAGCATGACTTTGCGATAAAAACAGCCGTATTTAATAATATCCGTCTTATGTGATCCAATACGCGGTAACGTCCAGATACAACAAAGGCCGCCTAAGCGACCTCTTAAATTGTTAGCATTTAACATTACAAATTTTATACGTACTAAATACTGCGCCTTACCGATTGTGACATGGCAAAATTTAGCCTGTCTTTAAGCTCTTTTTGTTTTTCTACTTTGCTTTTTATTCCCAATAATCTTCTTATCATTACCATAACTACACCTATTAATTACAATCTTTACTTTAAAGATTAGCTTTAAATGTGAAGATTAGCTTCAGATGCGAGAGCTAAAAATAAGAAATACATCTTAATAGGGCTATAAATTGTTAGCATTTAACATCACAATTTTTATGCGTACTGATATTAAGATAGAGCGATATTCTTAAATAATCTTTTCCCAATAAAGACATGTATTAGATTTACCAAAGATATCTTTACTTGGTTTTATTCCAATATTTTTTATCGCATCCCCTTCATATTTTTTCAATCGAATAGATAGTTGCTGATGAACGTACAGAAATGGTCGCCCTGTCTGCTTGTATGCAATTAATGCGTTAATATATTGAGATTGATTATTTTGTGCAATTTCAAGAATTAATTCATGAGAAGAAAATGTTAATTCCATCGATTTTATAGCATTAGTAATTTCATCATCAAAAACTGAAAAATCAAACTTTCCCATAAAAACCTCATTACTTTAATACAATTAGATACAACAAAGGCCGCCTAAGCGACCTCTTAAATTGTTAGCATTTAACATGAAAAATATTATACGTACTGACAGAGAAGTATAGAGTTTTTTGACTACGGTATTCACGTTCCTAAATAGACAAAGTTAACGGATTACTCATATTGTACAGTTGTACAATATGAGTAATATGGATAATATAATCTACATAAGTTAATCACTTAACCCTGATATTGGAGTATCAAGGCTAAGTGAAATCTAAATAATTGGAGTTATTTAGATTTTATAGCTTGGATTAATTTTGCAAACGCACACACTAATGAAGCAATAGCAAAAATCCATTCAGGATCATTCATAAAAGTTCCTCAAAGAAGCCCATGCCAATTGCATGGGCTTTTTTGTTAAATTTTCTTTAACACTGTGTTCAATCATTTTATTCCTACAGTCATAAATCACTCGAAATCTTGTATAATCCGATACATATACGCGGTAACGTTCAGATACAACAAAAGTCGCCTAATCAACCTTGCGACTTAGATTTCATCTCTTATAATTTGCATGCAAGCCATAAGTTCAGACATATCTAAGTCAATATTTTTATTGGGGTATTGGTTTGCAAGTAACATCAAATAATAATGAATTCGATCAAATTTAATTTGTCTATCTTCAACCATTAATTCTTTAAATGGTGTAGTTACCTCATAAGTGGTCATCAACTTTTTACTTTTAATTAACAATTCTTTTTCACTAATCATATATATCGTCCAATAAATTAAGAATTACATTCTTCTACAAAAACGATTATTAGTCAAATTTCCTTTTTAAAAGAACAACTTGAAACAACAAGTAACAACTATTATCATTGAATTTAGGTAAGATAACTTCTAAAAATAGGCAGTCTAAGCGATCTGATTTAAATATAGTTTTAGATTTATTTTAAATCTGTCAGTTTTCATCAACCCATCTCCTCATAAATCACTTATCAATCTGATATGACTAAAAGATCCGTTAAATAGTCTCTAGAAACGATTTTAAGACCATAAAAGCCCATAACTCGACACCTAGTATTACTTTTGGCTAAAAACGGCTGTATTTAACAGTAAGCATCTAATGTGATCCGATACGCGGTAACATCCAGATACAATAAAGGCCGCCTAAGCGACCTCTTGAAACTGTTTATCTTATGAGCAATTTCAATCGATCTGATTAATGTAATAAGTTAAATAATCCGAGCAGTCATAGATGCTAGAACTTAGCTCTTTCTTATTTTTTGAACCTATACGAGCAACACAATGTTGAGCCACTTCATGAATCGCTGGAAATAAATATTTTTCATCATCACTACTTAATAAATTTTGCGTTTCCTTTTTTTCTAATTCTTTATTAAGAGTAATGAAAAATGTTTTTTGCTCTGAATAACGCGCTGAAATAATGTTGATATCAGGATTATCAGTCCGAAACAGCGCCATGACTTTCTCTGAATCTGATCGTAATTGTTCTAGATATATTTTGATTTCTTTTTTATTCATTAGACATCATCCTTTGCTAAGAATAAATACAATATCAACGTTTAAGTACTCTTGCAACGACCTTAATACATTGATTTTATTATAAAGATTCCTTATAAAGAATCTTTGTAAGGTTTTTCTAAAACCTTATATTTATTTTAAATCTGCCTATTTTAATCAATCCATCTTCCCATAAATCACTGAGCAGTCTGACGTAACCCAAATACCCGTCAAATAGTCCCTAGAAACGATTTTAAGGCCACAAACACCTAGCACTAGACACCAAGTATGACTTTGCCCTAAAAACGGCTGTATTTAACAGTATCTATCTAATGCGATCCGATAACCAATTAATCTGGTACTGTAAAACATATGAAAAAATAAAAAAAACATCCCACACTTTAAAAATATCCCCAATGATTAAAACCACCCAAAACAAAATAACAATAAGTACAATTTCTTTGCTGTATTTAAACATATCAAAAATTATCCAACCTAAAACTAGGGCAAACACCTCTTTAAAATAGGTCAATTTTAATCAATCTATCTCGCCATAAATCGCTTATCAATCTGATATGACAAAAACACCCGTCAAATAGCTCCTAGAAACGATTTTAAGACCATAAATACCTATCACTCGACACCTAGTATGACTTTTCACTAAAAACAGCCCTATTTAACTTAATGGATCTATCCCGCACTTTGTGATCGTAC
This region of Photobacterium toruni genomic DNA includes:
- a CDS encoding methyl-accepting chemotaxis protein; amino-acid sequence: MNIFKNISIVKKITASFVFIFFFVLCLFFVTNKQMQNIHHEVTRISTISIPGIMLVNDFKQNISDLRRKQFANILNGISKDNSGEIASFKTEVYVDNIEGILLKYSNIVYGDDDKLAYSELVNSWKKYKEQSYFLAKNSKNFKLESNALENSYGNFIDLERKANNLYDVNVKYTDNNSKQLSNKIDSAFYYSIISFSILSILLVIINILINRQIINPLISISKLVDEISKGNLSYKFDRKSILNDEFGKLADISLIMRDNLKNLIEEIRALVHQLTSSIDEVSTVSQQSSVGMQEQQNQVTLIAAAMEQMQISVAEVAGNTDHSSLSARDINNSVKESISEVAYTISQIETAATEIQKAGEIVNLLEKESININMVVDVIRSIADQTNLLALNAAIEAARAGEQGRGFAVVADEVRTLAGRTQDSTAEIISIIEKLQLSVNSAKDITQNSEKLINECVENSHQTGEAIKGIGLQVNGMSELSFQIANACNEQDSVTEALGENIENISNSSIDVANGAKYTAKSCSEIRQLSISLQNTMDKFQL